One genomic region from Amycolatopsis sp. FBCC-B4732 encodes:
- a CDS encoding transglycosylase domain-containing protein has translation MNHDRQPDPRRRRARRPAPRAGLLGSEPELITHHTHNGTEPDEPPTVPIIRQRVGEPPRRPRPLTAQDLRRRRWRRVRRIGYVAAGLFFSVPGIAFAITYAAVDVPSPETIAQAQGQAVTYLFSDGTEMGKDVPTGGNRQILAANQIPDVVKKAVIATEDASFETNSGFDVGGILRAAYNQVTGGSGGGSTISQQYIKNASGDDDPTLTRKWAELAKSFKMNQTYDKADIITAYLNIIYFGRGSYGIQAAAHAYFGKDAGQLDYSQAALLAGLIQQPGRSENTAVATNRWTTALDRMLKNGYLTPAQRAAAKFPTPIPLRESRQAGALNPFIKKQVKAELAAQGIDEKQYYSGGFQVFTTIDPQAQQAAEKAVAEGMDGQTDDRILNALVAVDPKTGGVLAYHGGEAIVKGPNGEDLAGRDWADEAHNPGSSMKPFDLAAFLKLGRGLDARFDGTSPRTFPGVDLPIRNAGDSSSCSQECTVSEAMQRSTNTVFYDMVLNVTKPAGVAEAAREAGIRTKDNGGRSELFTGDNNISIGGGGTQVTPSDMASAYATFAAGGVQRDRHFVQKVTNANGETAYEAKLRSADAFADNDRQKSAQIAGNVTAALAPVIQFSRLTCPTGHECAGKTGTQQHTPQNDEPASAANANSQTWMVGYTPSVSAAVWVGGDGDKALRGPGGAPLFGSTLAGPIWDRFMQLYLSGRPGERFDRVAAISSPQDRVQVQQPPPQQQQQRDQRDSVQFGDGGNRQQNDQLDRIREFQQRLQELQDQQRGRRRP, from the coding sequence GTGAACCACGACCGGCAGCCCGACCCCCGTCGCCGTCGCGCCCGGCGGCCCGCGCCCCGCGCCGGGCTGCTGGGCAGCGAGCCCGAGCTGATCACCCACCACACGCACAACGGCACCGAGCCGGACGAGCCGCCGACCGTGCCGATCATCCGGCAGCGCGTGGGCGAGCCGCCGCGGCGGCCGCGGCCCCTCACCGCCCAGGACCTGCGACGACGGCGGTGGCGGCGGGTCCGGCGGATCGGGTACGTGGCCGCGGGGCTGTTCTTCTCCGTCCCCGGGATCGCCTTCGCGATCACCTACGCCGCCGTCGACGTCCCCTCGCCGGAGACGATCGCGCAGGCGCAGGGCCAGGCCGTCACTTACCTGTTCAGCGACGGCACCGAGATGGGCAAGGACGTGCCCACCGGCGGCAACCGGCAGATCCTGGCGGCGAACCAGATCCCGGACGTCGTCAAGAAAGCCGTGATCGCCACCGAAGACGCGTCCTTCGAGACGAACTCCGGCTTCGACGTCGGCGGCATCCTGCGCGCGGCGTACAACCAGGTCACCGGCGGTTCCGGCGGCGGCTCGACGATTTCCCAGCAGTACATCAAGAACGCTTCCGGTGACGACGACCCGACGCTGACCCGCAAGTGGGCCGAGCTCGCGAAGTCGTTCAAGATGAACCAGACCTACGACAAGGCGGACATCATCACCGCCTACCTCAACATCATCTACTTCGGCCGCGGTTCGTACGGGATCCAGGCCGCCGCGCATGCGTACTTCGGCAAGGACGCGGGCCAGCTCGACTACTCGCAGGCCGCGCTGCTCGCCGGGTTGATCCAGCAGCCGGGCCGGTCGGAAAACACGGCCGTCGCGACGAACCGGTGGACGACGGCGCTGGACCGGATGCTCAAGAACGGCTACCTGACGCCGGCCCAGCGCGCCGCGGCGAAGTTCCCGACGCCGATCCCGCTGCGCGAGAGCAGGCAGGCCGGCGCGCTGAACCCGTTCATCAAGAAGCAGGTCAAGGCCGAACTGGCCGCGCAGGGCATCGACGAGAAGCAGTACTACTCGGGCGGGTTCCAGGTGTTCACCACGATCGACCCGCAGGCGCAGCAGGCCGCCGAAAAGGCGGTCGCCGAAGGGATGGACGGCCAGACCGACGACCGGATCCTCAACGCGCTGGTCGCCGTCGACCCGAAGACCGGCGGCGTGCTCGCCTACCACGGCGGCGAGGCGATCGTGAAGGGCCCGAACGGCGAGGACCTGGCCGGGCGCGACTGGGCCGACGAGGCGCACAACCCCGGGTCGTCGATGAAACCGTTCGACCTGGCGGCGTTCCTCAAGCTCGGCCGCGGCCTCGACGCGCGGTTCGACGGCACGTCCCCGCGCACGTTCCCCGGCGTCGACCTCCCGATCCGCAACGCCGGCGACAGCAGCAGCTGCTCGCAGGAGTGCACCGTCTCCGAGGCGATGCAGCGGTCCACGAACACCGTGTTCTACGACATGGTCCTCAACGTGACGAAGCCGGCCGGCGTGGCGGAAGCGGCGCGGGAGGCGGGTATCCGGACGAAGGACAACGGCGGCCGCAGCGAGCTGTTCACCGGCGACAACAACATCTCCATCGGCGGGGGCGGCACGCAGGTGACGCCGTCCGACATGGCCTCGGCGTACGCGACCTTCGCCGCGGGCGGCGTCCAGCGCGACCGGCACTTCGTGCAGAAGGTGACCAACGCGAACGGCGAAACCGCGTACGAGGCGAAGCTCCGCTCGGCCGACGCGTTCGCCGACAACGACCGGCAGAAGAGCGCGCAGATCGCCGGGAACGTGACGGCGGCACTGGCGCCGGTGATCCAGTTCTCCCGGCTGACCTGCCCGACCGGTCACGAATGCGCGGGCAAGACGGGGACGCAGCAGCACACGCCGCAGAACGACGAACCCGCGTCGGCGGCCAACGCGAACTCCCAGACGTGGATGGTGGGCTACACGCCTTCGGTGTCGGCCGCGGTCTGGGTGGGCGGCGACGGCGACAAGGCCCTCCGCGGCCCGGGTGGCGCCCCGCTGTTCGGCTCGACGCTCGCCGGCCCGATCTGGGACCGGTTCATGCAGCTCTACCTGAGCGGCCGGCCGGGGGAGCGCTTCGACCGCGTCGCCGCGATCAGCTCGCCGCAGGACCGGGTGCAGGTCCAGCAACCGCCGCCGCAGCAACAACAACAGCGCGATCAGCGGGACTCGGTCCAGTTCGGCGACGGCGGCAACCGGCAGCAGAACGACCAGCTCGACCGGATCCGCGAATTCCAGCAGCGGCTGCAGGAACTGCAGGACCAGCAGCGCGGCCGAAGGAGGCCGTGA
- a CDS encoding transglycosylase domain-containing protein gives MSGGPELMTHHAYEEPGGYDDVEQPEDGKPVLTPEQRKKRRWKIIRRVAYGFFGLFFVLPAIAFVITYFLVDVPSPTEVAQNQSQAVTYLFADGSPMGKDVPRGGNRVLLTPEQIPDVMKHAAIATEDDSFETNSGFDVGGLLRAVYNQATGGTGGGSTISQQYIKKATDNDAPTLTRKWTELAKSFKMNQTYEKKDIITAYLNIIYFGRGAYGVGAASQAFFHKEAKDLSFSEAALLAGLIQQPGRSENPKVAQDRWNTALDRMVKNNYISAADRAAAQFPTPIPLEDSKQQAGAPPAFVVQQVKEELAAHDISEDRYYAGGYVVQTTIDPKAQQAAEQAATDAMKNQVDDNLLNALVAVDPKTGGVLAYYGGKPIVQVNGQDQAGRDWAATPQNPGSSMKPFDLTALLKMGKGLDTTYDGSNNRVFDGRVVRNAGPGSSCSQQCTVAEAMERSANTVFYDMVLHDTKQGPVKEAAKEAGVKVKEDGGQSIISTKDNNISLGGGETQITPLDMAAAYATFAANGQQRERHFVLKVTNTQNEVAWEATADAKAVFDSDSDKSRQIAGNVTEALKPVIGFSKLKCPNGHECAGKTGTQQHTKVAGEPAWAANANSQTWMVGYTPSVSVAAWVGGDGNKPLHGKNNSPIYGSTIAGPMWQKFLSLYLTGKPGERFDKVDRIGGEVAPPPSSDVATTTESAPTGENGNEGDNGDQTGGTPTGEESKPSTPPKHTKPSTTPKETPTGTPDPGE, from the coding sequence ATGAGCGGCGGGCCTGAGCTGATGACGCACCACGCGTACGAGGAGCCGGGCGGCTACGACGACGTCGAGCAGCCCGAAGACGGCAAGCCGGTCCTCACCCCGGAACAGCGCAAGAAGCGCCGCTGGAAGATCATCCGGCGGGTCGCCTACGGGTTCTTCGGGTTGTTCTTCGTGCTGCCCGCGATCGCGTTCGTCATCACGTACTTCCTGGTCGACGTGCCCTCGCCGACCGAGGTCGCGCAGAACCAGAGCCAGGCGGTGACCTACCTCTTCGCCGACGGTTCGCCGATGGGCAAGGACGTGCCGCGCGGTGGCAACCGGGTGCTGCTGACGCCCGAGCAGATCCCCGACGTCATGAAGCACGCGGCGATCGCGACCGAGGACGACTCCTTCGAGACCAACTCGGGCTTCGACGTCGGCGGCCTGCTGCGCGCGGTCTACAACCAGGCCACCGGCGGGACCGGCGGTGGTTCGACGATTTCGCAGCAGTACATCAAGAAGGCCACCGACAACGACGCCCCGACGTTGACGCGCAAGTGGACCGAGCTGGCCAAGTCCTTCAAGATGAACCAGACGTACGAGAAGAAGGACATCATCACCGCGTACCTGAACATCATCTACTTCGGGCGCGGGGCGTACGGGGTGGGCGCGGCGTCGCAGGCCTTCTTCCACAAGGAAGCCAAGGACCTCAGCTTCTCGGAAGCCGCGCTGCTGGCCGGCCTGATCCAGCAGCCGGGCCGGTCGGAGAACCCCAAGGTCGCGCAGGACCGCTGGAACACCGCGCTGGACCGGATGGTGAAGAACAACTACATCTCCGCGGCCGACCGCGCGGCGGCGCAGTTCCCGACGCCGATCCCGCTGGAGGACAGCAAGCAGCAGGCCGGCGCGCCGCCCGCGTTCGTCGTGCAGCAGGTGAAGGAAGAGCTGGCCGCGCACGACATCTCCGAAGACCGCTACTACGCCGGCGGCTACGTGGTCCAGACGACGATCGACCCGAAGGCGCAGCAAGCCGCCGAACAGGCCGCCACCGACGCGATGAAGAACCAGGTCGACGACAACCTGCTCAACGCGCTCGTCGCCGTCGACCCCAAGACCGGCGGCGTGCTCGCCTACTACGGCGGCAAGCCGATCGTGCAGGTCAACGGGCAGGACCAGGCCGGGCGCGACTGGGCGGCCACCCCGCAGAACCCGGGCTCGTCGATGAAGCCGTTCGACCTCACCGCGCTGCTCAAGATGGGCAAGGGCCTCGACACGACGTACGACGGCTCCAACAACCGCGTGTTCGACGGCCGTGTCGTGCGCAACGCCGGCCCCGGCAGCAGCTGCTCGCAGCAGTGCACCGTCGCCGAAGCGATGGAGCGCTCGGCGAACACCGTGTTCTACGACATGGTCCTGCACGACACCAAGCAGGGCCCGGTCAAGGAAGCCGCGAAGGAGGCCGGCGTCAAGGTCAAGGAGGACGGCGGCCAGTCGATCATCTCCACCAAGGACAACAACATCTCCCTCGGCGGTGGTGAAACCCAGATCACGCCGCTGGACATGGCCGCGGCGTACGCGACCTTCGCGGCCAACGGCCAGCAGCGCGAACGGCACTTCGTGCTGAAGGTGACCAACACGCAGAACGAAGTCGCGTGGGAAGCCACGGCCGACGCCAAGGCCGTGTTCGACAGCGACTCGGACAAGAGCCGGCAGATCGCGGGCAACGTCACCGAAGCGCTGAAGCCGGTGATCGGCTTCTCGAAGCTGAAGTGCCCCAACGGTCACGAGTGCGCCGGCAAGACGGGGACGCAGCAGCACACGAAGGTCGCGGGCGAGCCGGCGTGGGCGGCGAACGCGAACTCGCAGACGTGGATGGTCGGGTACACGCCGTCGGTCTCGGTGGCGGCCTGGGTCGGCGGTGACGGCAACAAGCCGCTGCACGGCAAGAACAACTCGCCGATCTACGGCTCCACGATCGCCGGTCCGATGTGGCAGAAGTTCCTGTCGCTGTACCTGACGGGCAAGCCGGGCGAGCGCTTCGACAAGGTCGACCGCATCGGGGGCGAGGTCGCACCGCCGCCGTCGTCCGACGTGGCGACGACGACGGAATCGGCCCCGACCGGCGAGAACGGGAACGAGGGGGACAACGGCGACCAGACCGGCGGCACCCCGACCGGCGAGGAGTCGAAGCCGTCGACCCCGCCGAAGCACACGAAGCCGTCGACGACCCCGAAGGAGACTCCGACCGGTACGCCGGACCCGGGGGAGTAG
- a CDS encoding transglycosylase domain-containing protein has product MNDDRNRSWPGQEPDAPRRAQSGQWPGEDPGPAWPGEEAPRRPQRNTPPRGNPRGGGGAPEWPSGDEGGPQWPGEEPPRRPQRPRGQQGMPPRRAVPPTGQRPQQGPPASPPEGFRQPRGGRPVPPPGREPDLITHHAHNGTDDFGRDPYDDGYEDAAFNEFADDVEPQDELDEKGKRILTPAQKKKRRWKIVRRVAYAFVGLFFVVPAIAFVITYFLVDVPTPESIKSLQNQPITYYDAGNQVMGRELPPGGDRQLLKPGEVPDVVKHAVYSAEDATFETNSGFDVTGILRAVWNQVSGGQGGGSTISQQYIKQATQNDAPTLTRKWTELAKSFKMNNQQSKEEIITSYLNIVYFGRGANGIQAAAKAYFNKDAKDLNASEASLLAGLIQGPGRSENQKYALQRWTYVMDQMVANKWLRADERTAAQFPTPIAKNANKEENSGKMTYQLQQRIKDELAAKGYDENRLFSTGAKIYTTIDPAAQAAAEQASQEGMKGQTDENLLNALVAVNPKNGGVIAYYGGPELVKDANGKDQIGQDRANQARNPGSSMKAFDLAAFLKMGKGLGETFDGSNNRVLGGRTVRNAGDSASCGKDCTVAKAMEISANTVFYDMVLNVTKPSRVAEAAKEAGVKVAPDGKSVLYTDDNNISLGGGGTAVTPEDMAAAYASFANGGTYHEQHFVSKLTNKQDEVEFDENNIKTNPAFSDDAAKSQQIAGNLTEALVPVIDHSKLKCPTGHECAGKTGTQQYTAKDDDPAAYKDRNAQTWMVGYTPSVSAAVWVGGDGNKPLHDPKNKPIFGATIAGPTWQNFMNLYLKGKPAEKFDKVAPIGKDVNDVTTTPTKPPETPTTTTPPSTTETPSSTEPTNTDTETPTSRTRPTRPGPGETPTFPLGNNQGGGGGVAAPPGAGPG; this is encoded by the coding sequence GTGAACGACGACCGCAACCGCTCCTGGCCCGGCCAGGAGCCAGATGCACCTCGCCGTGCCCAGTCCGGCCAGTGGCCGGGGGAAGACCCCGGACCGGCGTGGCCCGGCGAAGAAGCCCCCCGCCGACCCCAGCGCAACACCCCGCCCCGCGGCAACCCGCGTGGCGGCGGTGGCGCGCCCGAGTGGCCGTCCGGCGACGAAGGCGGCCCGCAGTGGCCGGGTGAAGAGCCGCCCCGGCGGCCGCAGCGTCCCCGCGGGCAGCAGGGCATGCCGCCGCGGCGGGCCGTCCCGCCGACCGGGCAGCGTCCCCAGCAGGGCCCGCCTGCGTCGCCGCCGGAGGGTTTCCGCCAGCCGCGCGGCGGCCGGCCGGTGCCGCCCCCGGGCCGTGAGCCGGACCTCATCACCCACCACGCGCACAACGGCACCGACGACTTCGGGCGCGACCCGTACGACGACGGCTACGAGGACGCCGCGTTCAACGAGTTCGCCGACGACGTCGAGCCCCAGGACGAGCTCGACGAAAAGGGCAAGCGGATCCTGACGCCGGCGCAGAAGAAGAAGCGCCGCTGGAAGATCGTCCGGCGGGTGGCGTACGCCTTCGTCGGCCTGTTCTTCGTGGTCCCCGCGATCGCGTTCGTCATCACGTACTTCCTGGTCGACGTGCCGACGCCGGAGAGCATCAAGTCGCTGCAGAACCAGCCGATCACCTACTACGACGCCGGCAACCAGGTGATGGGCCGCGAGCTCCCGCCGGGTGGCGACCGCCAGCTGCTCAAGCCGGGCGAGGTCCCCGACGTCGTCAAGCACGCCGTGTACTCGGCGGAGGACGCGACGTTCGAGACCAACTCGGGCTTCGACGTCACCGGCATCCTGCGCGCGGTCTGGAACCAGGTGTCCGGTGGCCAGGGCGGTGGTTCGACCATCTCCCAGCAGTACATCAAGCAGGCCACGCAGAACGACGCCCCGACGCTGACCCGCAAGTGGACCGAGCTGGCGAAGTCGTTCAAGATGAACAACCAGCAGTCCAAGGAAGAGATCATCACTTCCTACCTGAACATCGTCTACTTCGGCCGCGGCGCGAACGGCATCCAGGCGGCCGCGAAGGCGTACTTCAACAAGGACGCGAAGGACCTCAACGCGTCCGAAGCCTCGTTGCTGGCCGGCCTGATCCAGGGCCCCGGCCGCTCGGAGAACCAGAAGTACGCGCTGCAGCGCTGGACGTACGTGATGGACCAGATGGTCGCCAACAAGTGGCTGCGGGCGGACGAGCGCACCGCCGCCCAGTTCCCGACGCCGATCGCGAAGAACGCGAACAAGGAGGAAAACTCCGGGAAGATGACCTACCAGCTCCAGCAGCGGATCAAGGACGAGCTGGCGGCGAAGGGTTACGACGAGAACCGGCTGTTCTCGACCGGAGCGAAGATCTACACCACGATCGACCCGGCGGCGCAGGCCGCGGCGGAGCAGGCCTCCCAGGAGGGCATGAAGGGCCAGACCGACGAGAACCTGCTCAACGCGCTGGTCGCGGTCAACCCGAAGAACGGCGGCGTGATCGCCTACTACGGCGGGCCGGAGCTGGTGAAGGACGCGAACGGCAAGGACCAGATCGGCCAGGACCGGGCGAACCAGGCGCGGAACCCGGGTTCGTCGATGAAGGCGTTCGACCTCGCGGCGTTCCTCAAGATGGGCAAGGGCCTCGGCGAGACGTTCGACGGCTCGAACAACCGGGTGCTCGGCGGCCGCACGGTCCGGAACGCGGGTGACAGCGCGAGCTGCGGCAAGGACTGCACCGTCGCGAAGGCGATGGAGATCTCGGCGAACACCGTGTTCTACGACATGGTCCTGAACGTGACGAAGCCGTCGCGGGTCGCGGAAGCGGCGAAGGAAGCCGGGGTCAAGGTCGCGCCGGACGGCAAGAGCGTCCTCTACACCGACGACAACAACATCTCGCTCGGCGGTGGTGGCACGGCCGTGACGCCGGAGGACATGGCGGCGGCGTACGCGTCGTTCGCCAACGGCGGCACCTACCACGAGCAGCACTTCGTCTCGAAGCTCACGAACAAGCAGGACGAAGTCGAGTTCGACGAGAACAACATCAAGACCAACCCGGCGTTTTCCGACGACGCGGCCAAGAGCCAGCAGATCGCCGGCAACCTCACCGAGGCGCTGGTCCCGGTCATCGACCACTCGAAGCTGAAGTGCCCGACCGGCCACGAGTGCGCCGGCAAGACCGGTACGCAGCAGTACACCGCCAAGGACGACGACCCGGCGGCGTACAAGGACCGCAACGCGCAGACCTGGATGGTCGGCTACACCCCGTCGGTGTCGGCCGCGGTCTGGGTCGGCGGCGACGGCAACAAGCCGCTGCACGACCCGAAGAACAAGCCGATCTTCGGTGCGACCATCGCCGGTCCGACGTGGCAGAACTTCATGAACCTCTACCTCAAGGGCAAACCGGCGGAGAAGTTCGACAAGGTCGCGCCGATCGGCAAGGACGTCAACGACGTGACCACGACGCCGACGAAGCCGCCGGAGACGCCGACCACGACGACGCCGCCGAGCACCACGGAGACCCCGTCGAGCACCGAGCCGACGAACACTGACACGGAAACGCCGACGTCGCGGACCCGGCCGACCCGGCCCGGACCCGGCGAAACGCCGACGTTCCCGCTGGGCAACAACCAGGGTGGTGGTGGCGGAGTCGCTGCTCCACCGGGCGCCGGCCCGGGATAG
- a CDS encoding DUF5318 domain-containing protein, producing MINQRQVVDYALQRRALLAEVRSGRVGGYEACDASPYLLRAAKFHGRAGDQPCPICRQEPLTLVSWVYGDELKHVAGSARTPEELARMAGMFAEFTVYDVEVCRACHWNHLVRSYVLGTGEPADGPRRTAGR from the coding sequence GTGATTAACCAGCGGCAGGTCGTGGACTACGCGTTGCAGCGCCGTGCGCTGCTCGCCGAAGTCCGCTCCGGGCGCGTCGGCGGCTACGAAGCCTGCGACGCGAGCCCGTACCTGCTGCGGGCGGCGAAGTTCCACGGCCGGGCCGGTGACCAGCCCTGCCCGATCTGCCGCCAGGAACCGCTGACCCTGGTGTCCTGGGTCTACGGTGACGAACTCAAGCACGTCGCGGGTTCGGCGAGGACACCCGAAGAGCTGGCCAGGATGGCCGGCATGTTCGCCGAGTTCACCGTGTACGACGTCGAAGTGTGCCGGGCGTGCCACTGGAACCACCTGGTCCGGTCGTACGTCCTCGGTACGGGGGAGCCGGCCGACGGTCCACGGAGGACCGCGGGCCGGTGA
- a CDS encoding PadR family transcriptional regulator, whose translation MLEFAILGLLHEAPMHGYVLRKRLHETLGTLRTFSYGSLYPTLRKLLRAGYLVEELDEADDRAWSRRGRRVYKLTAEGKERFGELLGDAGPQTWDDEGFGVHLAFFSRTPADVRMRILEGRRRRVEERREGLRAALSRAEEKIDRYTRELHRLGLETSEREVRWLNELIAHEQAERQGPET comes from the coding sequence GTGCTGGAGTTCGCGATCCTGGGTCTTCTGCACGAAGCGCCCATGCACGGGTACGTGCTGCGCAAGCGGCTGCACGAGACGCTCGGCACGCTCCGGACGTTCTCGTACGGCTCGCTGTACCCGACCCTGCGGAAGCTGCTGCGGGCCGGGTACCTGGTCGAAGAGCTGGACGAGGCCGACGACCGGGCGTGGTCGCGGCGCGGACGGCGGGTCTACAAGCTCACCGCGGAGGGCAAGGAGCGCTTCGGTGAGCTGCTCGGCGACGCCGGGCCGCAGACCTGGGACGACGAAGGCTTCGGTGTTCACCTGGCCTTCTTCTCGCGCACCCCGGCCGACGTGCGGATGCGGATCCTCGAGGGCCGCCGCCGCCGGGTCGAGGAGCGCCGCGAGGGATTGCGGGCGGCGCTGTCGCGGGCCGAGGAGAAGATCGATCGCTACACCCGCGAGCTGCACCGGCTCGGGCTGGAGACCAGCGAGCGGGAGGTGCGCTGGCTCAACGAGCTGATCGCGCACGAACAAGCCGAGCGGCAGGGTCCGGAAACCTGA
- a CDS encoding inositol-3-phosphate synthase, with translation MGENRRVRVAIVGVGNCAASLVQGVQYYRDADPATRVPGLMHVDFGGYHVRDIEFVAAFDVDAKKVSRDLSEAIFASENNTIKIADVPPLGVTVQRGHTHDGLGRFYRETIEESDETPVDIVAALREAEADVLVSYLPVGSEVADKFYAQAAIDAGVAFVNALPVFIASDPEWAKKFEDAGVPIVGDDIKSQVGATITHRVLAKLFEDRGVQLDRTMQLNVGGNMDFLNMKELERLESKKISKTQAVTSQVDRDLGKGNVHIGPSDYVQWLDDRKWAYVRLEGRAFGDVPLNLEYKLEVWDSPNSAGIIIDAVRAAKIAKDRGIGGPILSASSYFMKSPPEQYDDSTARDAVEKFIRGEIER, from the coding sequence ATGGGCGAGAACCGCCGCGTACGGGTGGCCATCGTGGGCGTCGGCAACTGCGCGGCGTCGCTGGTCCAGGGAGTCCAGTACTACCGCGACGCGGACCCGGCCACCCGCGTCCCCGGTCTGATGCACGTCGACTTCGGCGGGTACCACGTCCGCGACATCGAGTTCGTCGCCGCGTTCGACGTGGACGCCAAGAAGGTCAGCCGCGACCTGTCCGAGGCGATCTTCGCCTCGGAGAACAACACCATCAAGATCGCCGACGTGCCGCCGCTCGGCGTCACCGTCCAGCGCGGCCACACCCACGACGGGCTCGGCCGCTTCTACCGCGAGACGATCGAGGAGTCCGACGAGACCCCGGTCGACATCGTCGCCGCGCTGCGCGAGGCCGAGGCCGACGTGCTCGTGTCGTACCTGCCCGTCGGCTCCGAGGTGGCGGACAAGTTCTACGCCCAGGCCGCGATCGACGCCGGCGTGGCGTTCGTCAACGCGCTGCCGGTGTTCATCGCCTCCGACCCCGAGTGGGCGAAGAAGTTCGAAGACGCCGGCGTCCCGATCGTCGGCGACGACATCAAGTCCCAGGTCGGCGCCACCATCACGCACCGCGTGCTGGCGAAGCTGTTCGAGGACCGCGGCGTCCAGCTCGACCGGACGATGCAGCTCAACGTGGGCGGAAACATGGACTTCCTGAACATGAAGGAGCTCGAGCGGCTCGAGTCGAAGAAGATCTCGAAGACCCAGGCCGTCACCTCGCAGGTCGACCGCGACCTCGGCAAGGGCAACGTCCACATCGGACCGTCGGACTACGTGCAGTGGCTCGACGACCGCAAGTGGGCCTACGTCCGGCTCGAGGGCCGCGCCTTCGGCGACGTGCCGCTGAACCTGGAGTACAAGCTCGAGGTGTGGGACTCGCCGAACTCGGCGGGCATCATCATCGACGCGGTCCGCGCGGCGAAGATCGCGAAGGACCGCGGCATCGGCGGCCCGATCCTGTCCGCCTCCTCCTACTTCATGAAGTCGCCGCCGGAGCAGTACGACGACTCGACCGCGCGCGACGCCGTCGAGAAGTTCATCCGCGGCGAGATCGAGCGGTAA
- a CDS encoding RNA polymerase sigma factor: MGESVPGDLGAPTFHDLFREYFGQMTRLAHLLGADDGENVAQEAFVKLHQRWDSLSDHTRVAGYLRTTVVNMSRSRTRHLRVVRRTPQDRPPDELSAEVRAVANWEHQQLRAVLEKLSRRQREVLVLRYWLDLSTAAIAETLGISPGTVKATTHHAMENLRKHLGDDLGGER; the protein is encoded by the coding sequence GTGGGCGAAAGCGTGCCGGGGGACCTGGGCGCGCCGACCTTCCACGACCTGTTCCGGGAGTACTTCGGCCAGATGACCCGGCTGGCGCACTTGCTCGGCGCGGACGACGGCGAGAACGTCGCCCAAGAGGCCTTCGTCAAGCTCCACCAGCGCTGGGACTCGCTCAGCGACCACACCCGGGTGGCCGGCTACCTGCGCACGACCGTGGTGAACATGTCTCGGTCGCGCACGCGCCACCTGCGCGTGGTCCGGCGCACCCCGCAGGACCGGCCGCCGGACGAGCTGTCGGCCGAGGTCCGGGCGGTCGCCAACTGGGAGCACCAGCAGCTGCGCGCGGTGCTGGAAAAGCTCTCGAGGCGACAGCGCGAGGTCCTCGTGCTGAGGTATTGGCTGGACCTGAGCACGGCGGCCATCGCGGAGACGCTCGGCATCTCGCCCGGCACCGTGAAGGCGACCACCCACCACGCGATGGAGAACCTGCGCAAGCACTTGGGGGACGACCTGGGAGGTGAGCGATGA
- a CDS encoding HAD family phosphatase yields MDAVIFDLDGVLVDSERIWDEVRRAVVAEHGGTWREEATRAQQGMSTPEWARYLVEELGARTTPAEIATIVVKRMAARYAAEPPLIPGAVDVVRQVSARWPVAIASSSPVILIKGFLDVTGLPVGAAVSSEQVGAGKPAPDVYLRAAELLGVAPEDCAAVEDTTNGLRSALAAKMAVYAVPNPHFPPDPEVLAQATAVVAEITGLPGALGLG; encoded by the coding sequence ATGGACGCGGTGATCTTCGACCTCGACGGCGTGCTGGTGGATTCCGAGCGGATCTGGGACGAGGTGCGGCGCGCGGTCGTCGCCGAGCACGGGGGCACCTGGCGCGAGGAGGCGACCCGGGCGCAGCAGGGGATGAGCACCCCGGAATGGGCCCGCTACCTGGTGGAAGAGCTCGGCGCGCGGACGACCCCGGCCGAGATCGCGACGATCGTCGTCAAGCGGATGGCCGCCCGGTACGCCGCGGAACCGCCGCTGATCCCGGGTGCCGTGGACGTCGTGCGGCAGGTGTCGGCGCGCTGGCCGGTGGCGATCGCGAGCTCGTCGCCGGTGATCCTGATCAAGGGCTTCCTCGACGTGACCGGCCTCCCGGTCGGCGCGGCGGTGTCGTCCGAGCAGGTCGGCGCCGGGAAACCGGCACCGGACGTCTACCTGCGGGCGGCCGAGCTGCTGGGCGTGGCCCCGGAGGACTGCGCCGCCGTGGAGGACACGACGAACGGGCTCCGGTCCGCGCTGGCGGCGAAGATGGCCGTGTACGCGGTGCCGAACCCGCACTTCCCGCCGGATCCCGAGGTGCTCGCGCAGGCGACGGCGGTGGTGGCGGAAATCACCGGCTTGCCGGGTGCGCTGGGCTTGGGTTGA